A single window of Chloroflexota bacterium DNA harbors:
- a CDS encoding C45 family peptidase: MLPPVISVKGKPFECGQQYGTQAQKIIQKNVEVYFDMWRTLWGAERNEILEKSHALIPVIGDYDADMLEELEGLAKGAELSLDEIVAVNARYEINFALGISCLYHGGGCTSVSSLPQVTRDGHTLIGQTWDWLPRFQEFNVILKADQQGKPAVITQPEAGVLAHRGMNSAGIGACFNGLATSCDTFDATVPFLLIMRRILNSESFSQALAAVLQAKTTVSGNFFIAHRDGEAIDLEVSPLDVGFLYPNDGILTHSNHFVALSNREDLTDILKSLYPDTLFRHQRAEHLLEPEKGHIDVSSFQRVFRDHFSQPNSICRHLDERVDGIKQWVTLYSTIMDLSEPAMYIAKGYPCQSEYEKVDCSDLLKR; encoded by the coding sequence ATGCTACCACCGGTAATTTCAGTAAAGGGAAAACCTTTCGAGTGTGGCCAGCAGTACGGCACTCAGGCGCAGAAGATAATCCAGAAGAACGTTGAAGTTTACTTTGATATGTGGCGGACTCTCTGGGGAGCCGAGCGGAATGAGATTCTGGAGAAAAGCCACGCTTTGATACCGGTTATCGGCGACTATGACGCCGATATGCTGGAGGAGCTGGAGGGGCTGGCTAAAGGCGCAGAACTGTCGCTTGATGAAATAGTCGCGGTAAATGCCCGCTATGAGATAAACTTTGCCCTGGGGATATCTTGCCTGTACCACGGCGGCGGCTGCACCTCGGTGTCTTCGCTGCCACAGGTGACCAGAGATGGCCACACGTTAATTGGCCAGACCTGGGACTGGCTGCCCAGGTTTCAGGAATTCAATGTCATACTGAAAGCGGACCAGCAGGGAAAACCGGCCGTGATAACCCAGCCAGAGGCAGGAGTTCTCGCTCACCGCGGCATGAATTCAGCCGGTATCGGTGCCTGTTTCAATGGCTTGGCGACAAGCTGCGACACATTCGATGCCACGGTGCCGTTTCTGCTGATAATGCGACGGATACTGAATTCAGAGAGTTTCAGCCAGGCCCTGGCAGCGGTTCTTCAGGCAAAGACCACGGTGTCAGGCAACTTCTTCATCGCCCATCGCGATGGCGAGGCGATCGACCTGGAAGTATCACCCCTGGACGTGGGCTTTCTGTATCCCAATGATGGCATCCTCACCCACAGCAACCACTTTGTCGCCCTGAGCAATCGGGAAGACTTAACCGATATTCTCAAATCACTGTATCCCGATACGCTCTTCCGTCACCAGAGAGCGGAACATCTGCTGGAGCCGGAGAAGGGACATATCGACGTCAGCAGTTTTCAGCGCGTCTTCCGGGACCACTTCAGCCAGCCCAATTCCATCTGCCGCCATCTGGATGAGAGAGTCGATGGTATCAAGCAGTGGGTTACCCTTTACTCGACCATCATGGACTTGAGCGAGCCGGCGATGTATATTGCCAAGGGCTATCCATGTCAGAGCGAGTACGAAAAAGTGGACTGTTCTGACCTGCTCAAGCGATAG